The genomic stretch GATGATTTCGACAGCTTCACTGCTGGCAAGATAGCTGAGCTTGCACAACCATTGGTTGATGCAAAAATAGGTTTTAAAGTTCATGTGGTCAAGGATCATGATATGAAGGAGAGATTGTGTTTGGAAATTGAGAGGCTTGGTATGAGTGTTGTGATTATGGGTAGCAGAGGATTTGGTGCTTCTAGAAGGGATAGTAAGGCCAGGTTGGGAAGTGTCAGTGATTATTGTGTCCATCATTGCATTTGTCCTGTTGTTGTTGTTAGGTACCCTGAGGATACTGAGCCTTCTGCTGCCTCCCTTCACCCTGTGCCGGAGGAGGACCCGGAGCCTGAGACCGAGCCTCATGACGTCTCCAAACTGCATTTGCACTCAGGTTCATTCTACCtccttctattgtctcattttcTTTATTTCATCTCATTGTTTTCGTACTGCCAAGTTTGATTCTGCTATATTGACCCACTTGATTTACTTGAATAACTCCTTGGATTTCTTGCATCAGTCCAATTGCCTTTCTTGGCTGGGTGCTTGATTTGTCTTTAATTACTGGGTTCTTGATGATTGATTAGTGTTATCAAATGTTTGTTTGTGGATAGTGTTATCGAGATGAGCTTCTGATCTAGCTAATGTATTCACACTTCGTAGTTTTCTCTAGATTTTTAAGATTAATTATACTCAGAAATTTGGCATGAATTTTAAAAAGTGAAGGTTGAGGAAGCAAATGTTTTAGCTATTGACTAATTACTAGAACTTTTTACTTTAATAAAATGTGAATGAACTAAAACTATATATTTAACAAAGTGGGGTTACTTTGAAAGTATTTATCAAAAATGGGTCCATGTTATCATATGCTTACTTTTCTAACaatattttatttcttttccCAAAAATAACCTTATTCATCCATAGTTAACCTTCTCCTTTCTCCATCCCCTTCCCTCTGAATCTCCATATAAGAACTAAAACGAACATCAAATCAAATAAATACCCTAAACGAAGATCCTAGAATCGTTAGGAATTCGCAACTCCTATACAACCCTACCCACTAACTTACAGAAAATCTCAGTTTTTGTTAAGAGAAGGCTGGGCTTTCAGAAGAACAACACTCCATATCACTTCAATGTCGACGCTTTAGCCATTCGTCGACAACCCGACATTTGAAATAAGTTTCTGCAAACTAGCTAATGTAATGTAACAAGAGCATTTCTTATAAAGCGTAATCTTACTCTTATCACTACCCATTACAATCCTTAAATTTGACAATTTATGATTCAAATGTGTAATAAAAAACATGGGATTAAGAgaaataacacaaatcaaagaaaaaccaTATGATCTTAGAGAAGCTTAAGTTCGGGTTTTAGGGTTTTATCAACATTAGAAAATAAAATGGGGGGATAAAAAGATACAGTCTTATGAATACGGGAATCATTAAAACCATGTTGCTTTAAGAAATAAATCACAGAATCGGCATTATCAGAAAATTTGAACCCAAATGATTCCttgttgtagttgttgttgttatgGAGTTTGGTTTGTAGTAGAGGTCGATTTTTTAGGGGAGAAACACAGTGAATTAGCCAAGTAATTTGCGATAGATAGATTGAGTGGATACATATGcaaaagtcgtagttagagtaGAGTGTAGAAAGGAGCAGAGGATGTTCACCTCAATTCTTATATAGAGATTGAGAGGGAAGGGGATGGAGAAAGGAGAAGGTTAACTATGGATGCATAAGGGTATTTTGGGAAGGGAAATAAAATATCTAATATCTAACTAGTATAAAAGCAGAGTTTTTTCTTACATTCTTATTGGTCCCTGATTTTTAGGGATTGAAAAAACCTTTATTTAGTTAGGACCCTCCATGTAAAACTACAtatttaattactctctctccTTCGGTAATTAATCTCTCCCCTCCTTTCACTAATTCTACTTCAAATGTGGGTTTAGAGGAAGATTAATAATAGATCTAGCTAAGATAGATTAATGTAAAATTTCCAAGAAAAACATGCTTTCTACTATACACAAATTAAAGCTCTATTACTTACaaaatttcttttatttcttaaaTCAACTAAGGGATGACTAACCATTTACAAAAGATATAAACGAAAACGTATTTCAATAATTTGATGTTGATGCATGTCGAAAAGTAAATGAAAACTGATAATCAATGGACTATACAAGGTATGACAAAATAGTATACCGATTCTTCATCTTTTATTATAAAAAAATCAAACCCATAAAATAACCGATATATTTATTTcaatttttgacaaaaaaaattaaaattaccaACTGAAATGAGTTCTTTTTTCACCATGCATTCATTTTAGTGCCATAATTTTAGGTTTGTGAAGTAGGAATGACTAATGAGGTGAAGATGAGAGTAGGCTGGatgagaggggggggggggggtgataaGAGCAAAAAGGGTAAGAGTAAAAATAATTGAATATTGTGTGGAGCGGTTAATGATTGAATGTAGCGGATTCTTAATTTAGGGTATGAATAGTGGTATGAATTATGATGGACATGAGTTACATGGTTCGTCCGACTTTTGGTTGGTTTAGGCCCAACTCACTAatcaatttttataaaaaaaaaaattaatttgttAATATACGTGCGAAAAACTTTAGACtctagataagattagtttgttaatatttgctcattattaatcggattggatgttgaacgtacgaatattaacatatagtatttgctcatattattaaatataactactatTAGATATTCCCTCaattcaactccacattacacTTATGCTTTATGCACAAGTATTAAAAAAATCaatagaaaataataaaaggTACTACAAGTGGAAAGTAAAAATGCTTTATTAATATGCTTATCCAATTAGAGTGGGTTATTGAGTGGCATTGTATGTAAATATGCTTGTCCAAGTAGGATAATATGGACCTTTATTTGCCATTTTTAGAAaagtgtagtgtggagttgaatggccCAAATATGAATaggtgtagtgtggagttgaatggacctTTATTTGCCACTTTTGTTCATACTAAGCTTATCACACGAGAACTCGACTTGGTTAAATTCCCC from Silene latifolia isolate original U9 population chromosome 2, ASM4854445v1, whole genome shotgun sequence encodes the following:
- the LOC141642797 gene encoding universal stress protein PHOS32-like, whose amino-acid sequence is MEAKPVDQKLTPQHPTVIEVQPPSPRYTGTSSVAGAPRKIAIPVDLSDESAYAVRWAVQNYLRPGDAVTLVHVRPTSVLYGADWGSTHFTTAAADSGSGDDEVKKKKKLEDDFDSFTAGKIAELAQPLVDAKIGFKVHVVKDHDMKERLCLEIERLGMSVVIMGSRGFGASRRDSKARLGSVSDYCVHHCICPVVVVRYPEDTEPSAASLHPVPEEDPEPETEPHDVSKLHLHSD